A segment of the Chthonomonadales bacterium genome:
CGGCAAGCTGGTGGCCTGCGCGCGGGGCGGCGCCTTCGTGGTGGACCCCGCCACCGGCGCCGTGAGCGACCTCCTCGACGCCCTGCCAGAGCCGGTGACGACGCGCGCGCGTGGAGGGGAGTTGTGGTTCGTGGGCTCGGGTGATCGCGCGCTGCTGGCGGCCGTGCGCGACGGCGAACGCGGCGCCACGGTCTCCGTTTTCGCGGGAGAGGCCAGCGAGACCTGGCGCCTCGCCGCCGAGTTCGCGGCCGGTTGGCCCACGCCCGACGCCGCCGGTCGGATGTGGCTAGGAACCGACCGAGTCCTGCTCGCGCGCGAGGATGGGCTCAACGAGATCCGCCTCACGCCCGGCGGTGTCGAGGAACGCACGGTGGCCTTGCCCGGCAGCCTGCCGGCCGGCGAGCGCCCGTCCGCTCTCGCCGTGGCGGGGCAGACCGCCTGGCTGGTCGTCGGCGGCGTCATCGCGGTCGTCGACCTCGACACCGGCGCCACGGACGCCTACCTGCCCTGGAACGAGCCGGCGATCCAACCGCTCTGCCTGGCCGCCGACGAGGGAGGCGCCTGGGTCGGCACGAACCGCGGAATCCGTCGGCTGGCGCCGCGCGACCACGGTGAGCGGCCGTACGGCTCCTGGGTGCGAGTTCCCCTTGGCGCCCAATACGCCGCGCCCTCCTCGCCGCCCGAGGAGATGCTCACGCGCCTCTGCGAGGAGTGGCAGGGGGCGCCCTATCTCTGGGGCGGCGCCTCCAAGACCGGGACGGACTGCTCGGGGTTCGTCATGTCCGTCTACCGCGCCCTCGGAGTCGAGTTGCCCCACAACTCGCAGGCGATCGGTCGGGCACACGTCGGATCAGTCGTCCGCGATGCACTCCGTCTGGGCGACGTGCTCGTGTTCCCGGACCACTGCGCCATCTACCTGGGCAACGGCTTGACGGCCGAGACCGTCACGGGCCGTGTCGGTGGCCGGGCCATCTGGTCGCGCCGCGAGGTCGTGGTCCGCCGCTTCCTCCCGTCGCGACTGCCCAACCGCGCCGCCGCCCGCGCGCCGGGGCGATCCGACACCCCCTGAAGCCCGGCCCGAGGATCGACGACGCCCCGGAGGCGGGTGCTCCGGGGCGTCGGTCGTCGGGCATCAGGGGAGGTCAGCGGCCGGCGCCGGCCGGGGGACCGGGGCCGGCGGCCGCGCCGCCCGAGGCGGGCCCGCCTGGCCGGCCCTGGCGAAGGCGGCCAGACTTGGCCAGCAGGAGCATCCGGGCCGAGGGCTCGCTCCCATGCGAGACCTCCTTGACCAGGTAGTCCCGGTCGGCCTGGCTCAGTTTGTCCCAATCCCCGCCGCTTTGCTTCGCGATCTGGTCGACTCGATCGACCATCACGCGATCCCTGGCGGTCAGCCCGTCGTCGGCCCGCCGGCAGCCCGAAAGGCCGAACGCCGCCCCGCCGGCGGCCAGAACCACAAGCACCGGGACGAGGTACCTGACGCGCGTCGGCATGGCCTGCCCTCCCCTACGCCGGCGGGTTGATGACCCACCTGCGCGGCTCGAGCAGGTCGCCGGGGCGCTGCATCTTCACGTGGCCGTCGCCGAACGCCACGTTCACGCCGCCGCTGTGCTTGCGGAAGCCCCTGTACCACGGGTCGGTCTCCACAGCCAGGACGAACAGGTTGACGATCCAGTCGCCATAGATATCGGCCCCGACGTAGCACCAGTCGATCTCGTTGTTGAGCCACTCACCACAGCCATAGAGGCGATCGT
Coding sequences within it:
- a CDS encoding C40 family peptidase; translated protein: MRPTRLAALSLLSLACATARGQTYGARFLDRPAPGTAVRGVVAIRVSSDPFTRAASARYALQLGSGAPEPCAKLPAERLWDTRSVPDGEHVWRLLLADGPAGTMRTLDQVTYRIDNRPRPGAPVRPDPARREAPAAPPSAAPAPSPAATKPTAPVQRAADLDAPGPATPAPAGRPTVRAVAPAPRSALAARQGNAPRAAATAAVAAIAVVSGRVIAIRRDGTVTLTANGADEDLAAPDGAATPRCIAQGGGALWWLDEQGNRAYRFSPRDRRVEAVPLARGLGGARHLAWWRGKLVACARGGAFVVDPATGAVSDLLDALPEPVTTRARGGELWFVGSGDRALLAAVRDGERGATVSVFAGEASETWRLAAEFAAGWPTPDAAGRMWLGTDRVLLAREDGLNEIRLTPGGVEERTVALPGSLPAGERPSALAVAGQTAWLVVGGVIAVVDLDTGATDAYLPWNEPAIQPLCLAADEGGAWVGTNRGIRRLAPRDHGERPYGSWVRVPLGAQYAAPSSPPEEMLTRLCEEWQGAPYLWGGASKTGTDCSGFVMSVYRALGVELPHNSQAIGRAHVGSVVRDALRLGDVLVFPDHCAIYLGNGLTAETVTGRVGGRAIWSRREVVVRRFLPSRLPNRAAARAPGRSDTP